The genomic interval CACCCAGTGAATCATTTCACACAAAGCAGATGTACACTATGTGTTTTAAAAGCAACTATAAAAAAATGCCAATTCTTCAAGAAGTAATAACAATGCTATGTGTGTAGCATAAATCTTTTCTGAtacaaaaactttatttttagccaCTTCTAAGAAGAGGTCATGCATGtgcaatacttttattttatactcCCCTTTTATACTAGATACTAGACTTTTATACTAGATACTAGACTTTTATACTAGATACTAGACACTACTTCTTCCCCAAAATTTCCTATTACCCAGAAGTCTGTAGATCTATTCTTGGATCTTCATTAATTGTGTGTAAACTTCAAGTACATATTTCCAGATACATGCATGTCTCCATACTATGTTCAAAACTGAGTTTAACTAATAAAAATTGTAATGAATTTcaacaaataaatcttttaagGTACTATCTATATAACATTGACAATTTTGCACATGTGTGTTTAGCAGGTGGTGTGCAATTGATTGTCTttcagcagcaacagaagcacaGTCTCCATGGCTCTTCTCTCTCCAGGGAATGTCTTCCTCTCTAATATAATGGTAGGAAGTTGTCTGGGAAGAACTCCAGAGGTGTGTGCAGAGGAAGCAAGCTAAGCACCATCCATCTGAAGAGACTTGAACCATGAGATTACAGGAAAAAGGGGGCCAACAAACTGCACACATGGGGTTCCTCCACTGCTTATCCTAGATCTGTGATCATAAATGACCTTCTCATCAAAATCCCCAAGAATCTCCACAGCTCGATTGTCATTCTTTCTGGAAAGTAGTACTTTGCTGTTTAGGtgtgggaagaaaaagaaaatccattttaaaagttgaagaaaTCCAGAACTACTTGCCTTTAGCAACGAACAAAAGCAGTTTTTCATGTATAAACTGACTAGACTCTTAATTATGGAATACTTCCCAGCTTCGTCTCTTTGCAGATATAAGTCCTTTTATCCTCATCCTGATTAAGAACAGAAATGTGAAAGGGAGCGAGACCAGTTTCAGTGTAGTGTCTGCTTGGAAATAGTTGGTTTTTCTTGTAACACAAATACAcaagaaaatattattacattGTAGAGTTACATCAAGCAAAGTGAGGCCACTCACATGCTGTCTTTTCCCCAGGAGATGTTGGATCTTTCAAAAGCACAGTTGTTTTACACTTTACTGAATAATAGAGGAAGTTTAGCCAGGTAAGGTCAATGTCAATTTTGGTGCATCATAACACTCACGGTTTTAATTATACCACCAAAATGCATGGACAGATAGAAACATGGTAACCAATGTGACCACCAagatcagtttcttttttttgctataaTTCTGGAAACAGTTATCATTCTGTATGCAGAACACATGAGAGTTTTGTCTTGGCCAAAATTTCAAATGCAACTGATTATTACTATGGATGCCAAAGAAAATAAGCCACTTATCCTCTCTAAACTGGATGTGCAATAATTGCCTGAGAGGTGCTTATAAAGGTGAAGGATTCTTAGAAGTAAGTTTAATTTTCTTGCTAGGATAAAGGGAAATCAGTAATTGTCATTGGATggctttgttgtttattcatttgtttttaagcaaCTTGTTTAAATTCAATCTCCAAGATAAATGATGGTTCCTGTTTGAAGACTTCAAAATTGACCATTCGGAAGTACAAATTTTCATACCTGTATTTCTTAATCTTTGCAAGTTAATAGTAAAGACACTGATAAATCAAAATAACTTACTTGATGGAAGGTCACTGGATTGCATTAGTGGCTGAATTCATGAACTCTTGTAATAAAACTACATTAAAGCATGTGAACTATTCATGTCATATAGGGTAGAGATTGCTTATTGGGGATTGTAAATAGAATTTCCTGGATAGCATATTCCTAAAATAGCAGACCTGTGATTCAAATGAGGAGGTTTCAGAAGTTCTCATTCAAACTTATTagatcagtaaatatttgcttcaCAGAAAAACAATGAATATTAACAATAATTATCTCTAACACTTCAATTTTGAAAATTCTAACaattcctattttgttccatgtTTCGAATTCTATATGCCTTGTTTCTCAGCCTCTTGCTCATCaatgtatttttcaatatttttcttttatatctatcATCTATCCTGTACGAATATGTGTAACAATCATCTTACCTTCCATTTCTTTGGTTTTTCACACTATGCACATTGACAGCCcatgtattttgttttcagaGAATTTGAGATACTTCTCACATCTGTTCAGAGTTATGCTCTAATgtatgttctcagttcagttcagttcagtcaatcagtcatgtcagatttttttgacaccatggactacagcacgccaggtttccctgtccatcaccaactcccagagcttgctcaaactcatgtccatcgagtcagtaatgccatccaaccatctcatcctccttcgtCCCCTTTccttatgccttcaatctttcccagcttcagggtcttttccaatgagtcagttcttcacatcaagtgtccagagtattggagtttcagctttagcatcagcccttccaatgaatattcaggactgatttcctttaggattgactgatttgatctccttgcagtccaagggactctcaagagtcttctccaacaccacaattcaaaagcattaattctttggcgctcagtagtctatatagtccaactctcacacccatacatgactactggaaaaaccacagctttatgggcctttgttggtaaagtaatgtctctgctttttattatgctgtctaggttggtcatagcttttcttccaagtagtaagtgtcttttaattgaccatctgcagtgattttggagcccagaaaaatagtctctcactatttccattgtttccatatctatttgccatgaagtgatgggactggatgccataatcttaattttaCGAATATTAagtttcagccaactttttcattctcctctttcactttctcccataagggtggtgtcatctgcatatctgaggttattgatatttctgccagcaatcttgattccagcttgtgcttcacccagcccagcattccacatgatgtactcttcatataatttaaataagcagggtgacaatatacagccttgttccAAATATACAtttggaacagactggttccaaatcctttcccgatttggaaccagtctgttgttccatgtccacttctaaatTGCTTCGTGACCtgaaaacagatttctcaggaggcaggtcaggtgtgctggtattcccatctctttaagaatttccacactttgttgtgatccacacagccaaacgctttggcatagtcaataaagcaaaagtagatgttttcttgctttttcagtgatccagcggatgctggtaatttgatctctggtttctctgccttttctaaatccagcttgtagaTCTATGTCAATtctatgtttacatatatccttGCAGTGAACTTGGTGTTTTCAGACTCTGTGTTTCTTTATACAGCAAGACAACTTGTTATaccaattttttgtgtgtgtaattttaCTCTGTTATTTCTCTATATAAAAAAATCAGTGTCAAAGTGCTCATTTTACttagtttgttatatttttatgattatgatCTGACTTTCTTTCCCACAGGAACAAAATAAGAATGACCAAGATTGGTGACTCACAATTAAGCAATGAAAGGAACAAATGCTAGCACTCTGGCAGGTTTCATCCTACTGGGCTTTTCTGACCAGCCCCACCTGGAGATGGTTCTCCTTCTTGTCGTCTCTATCATATACATTCTGACACTGATGGGGAACACAGCGATCATACTGGTCTCATACTTTAACCCCAAActccacacacccatgtatttcttcctctccAATCTCTCCTTCCTGGACCTCTGTTTCACCACCAGTGTTGTCCCACAAATGCTTTGGAATCTCAAGGGGCCTGACAAGACCATTAGCTACACTGGCTGTGTGATCCAGCTGTATGTTGCTTTGGGGCTGGGCTCCACGGAGTGTGTCCTGCTGACTATtatggcctatgaccgcttcaATGCCATCTGTCGACCCCTCCACTATGCAGTGATCATGCACCCAAAGCTCCTCCAGCAGCTAGCAGCTCTGGCCTGGATCAGTGGCTTTGTGGGGTCCACTGCTCAGACCATCCTTGTTTTCCAGTTGCCTCTCTGCAGCCATCACATGGTGGATGACTTCACGTGTGAGGAGCCTGCCCTGATTAAGATTGCCTGTGTGAACACAACCTTCCTGGAAAATGAGCTCTCCATAGCTTCTGTCCTCTATGTGGTGATACCTCTGGGGCTTATTCTGGTCTCCTATGGCTGCATTGTCAGAAGTGTGCTAAAGATAAAAtccactgaaggcaggaggaaagcatTTGGGACTTGTGGGTCCCACCTAAttgttgtggttttgttttttgggactCTAGCTTCCATTTACATTCAACCCAAGAGCAAATACACACAGAATTACAGTAAATTCCTCACCCTCTTCTACACTGTAGTGACACCCTCACTTAATCCTTTGATCTGCACATTGAGAAACAAAGAAGCTAAGTGGGCGCTAAGAAGGTTGCTGGGAAGAGACCCAAGTTAGGGAGAAATGTGAAATATCCTCACACAATCACTTAGATATTAAGAACTTTAGCATCATCGAAttttggtttttccttttgtttgtaaACATCACAGCTAAATCTCCTgaataaaatgatatgaaattttctttcagtgacacCCTGAAGCTGCCTACTGTAAATCCTTCTCAATTCCTTTCCAGAAAtgttatctcttttttcttttggctgttttCTAAAGACtctgagaataaataaataaatatttatagtggTGCATATGTATACGTATTATAATTTTCCAAATCCTGGAGTTATTGCTCTAGAGATTAACTAATGCCAGGGTGGATATGTTCATGACAGATCTATTTTCTCATCACAGAAATAGAGATAGAACTTTCTTGAGAACTTTCTATTGTTCTCCAGATCTCTCATTCAGTAGTTCGACAGGCCATAACAGTTCTGGCCATTATTTACATACAAGCACAAAGGTCCACTGGAAAACCTACAATTACCTAACAGTTTTTCTTTCAGGGGGATTATTGATTCTTGTTCATTTACTAGAGGCATCTGGGACTAAGTTCATCCAGGGATTTTTCTGATCTCTTCCACCCACAGAGAAGCTTCCAAGAGATAAGAACCATGAGACTGAGTATTTCTCATTTATACATCTCTTGTGCTCACATAATGGCTCTCAATCTCTTTTGATCAATTCTTTAACTCTCTATCTGAAATCTAAGAAAATATGCATTAGAATTTTAAAGTATTGTCATTTAATCTATATATCTGTATTTGTCACaatatatagatttttatttttatcaaaacatGTCTTTGGCCTCCTATATGTTATTCACTTTTGTGGATATCAtaactttagaaaataattttcttcatattGAATATAAATTTTTACCTATTCTAATAACCTATTTTAAAATCTTGGTAATAtgttcagtttaaaaatattgaccTTATTTTACCCATATCCACTTagttatttgtttataaaatattatcaatagTTTATTGGCTTTAATTCTAGAGCCTGCTTAGATATACTTGCAACATGCTAGGGTTTTATGAATGTAGTctgcttttttcttaaatagggatttccctggtggtccagtggttaagactgcgtcCTTCCAAAACAGGAGGcatgatttgatccctggttggggaactaatttCCCAGATGCTGTGTGCTGCtgccaaaaaaattaattcttttaacAGAGATTAAATCCTAGGAATCATTTTAACAAAGATAAATAATTCTATCTGGATATATTAAGTTGAATAAATTAGTAAAGAAAAGCAACTATattgcagaagaaaataaatgatctaGTTAGGAGGCATTGATAAAGTTAACAAGTGGCTTTTAAGTAAACTTTCTGTATCTCTGTTCATAAGATAAAATTTCACTGGCATTAAGAATTAAAATTGGTTATATTCAAATCAAATTACTTCACTGATTGATTAGGACAGGTAAATGCTTACTAAGCACTAAGATTACccaaatcatttaaaatcttataattttaattatataatacaattctccaggggatcttcccgacccagggatcgaactcaaatctcccacattccaggcagacgctttaacctctgagccaccagggaagccccaataaaattttaaaagctattaaaataatatCCTAATGCCCATTCTAGGATAAAACATTAATACTTTCCATATACTCTTTTGTAATAAGATGTCTGTAAGAAAATGCACtgtaaagaaaacaagaaagacatACCATATGAATACTAGCCAAAAATGAAGGCTGGCATTATCTTACTAGTATCAGAAAAAGTAGCCTTTAAGGGAAGAACTATTATTGGGAATAAGGAGAGACATTGCATAATGTAAACCATTTAGTTAATTTGAAAGCTATAGTAATCTTTAATTAATATTCTTTCTATGAAATAACTtcaaaatgtaaagcaaaacCTAAGAAGTAGgaaaggaaataggcaaattcacAGCCAGAATTGGATGGATAACTGGTAGAAAAGATATACAAACATAAATGAATAAGGACGTAGAAAATATCAAGAGCACagcaaaaattacaaaattaatatagtgaaaacaCTGAAGGCATGAAGACATACAAATTTTTTCAGGCGCACACAGGACATTTATAAAACATTGTCATATATtgaataataaattaatacatttcaGAACTTTAAAAGCATAAGAGCATTTTGTCCAGAAAAAATCAAACGAGGCCAGAAATCAGTAACACAGTGAACAAAGGATTAGTGCTCTTAATGTATAAAAATTTCTAATATGGAAAAtagatatagaatattttcaaataaacccATGTATGTTAACAAGCACTTTAAAATGATCAATATCGTGCCaattttgttttatctatttaGTCAACAAAACTTTCCTGCCTaacttctccttttccctctgcACAGGTTTGCCCTGACAAGTTCTGAAATTGTGCTTATCAAGCTAGAGGCACAGAGGAACATGCACAAGGTGGAAAGCAGGGACTCAGCTCAGCCAAATCGCCACTGCAAGGTCTCAGATGGGAGCAGGCTGAAGCTCAGGAAACACAGAATCTTTACATGTAAATCAAGCGTAACTCGACAGTGGACATTTTATTTACTAATGTGAAAACAATTTATTACTAAAGTGGACACTTTTACCATTTGTAAATGACCAAAAAGTTATAGCACACTCTGGAGGTTTAAACCAGGACCAAGGAAAGGACTGCTACATGGTACAGGCAAGATGAATAAAGATATTGTTGTGTTTTACCCACACTCCATGAGTAGTCTCATCATTAATATATCAGTGGGTAAACATGGACTGAGTTTTGCTGGGTGCCAGGTACTCTGCCAAGTATGCTACGTGTGGTAAGTCACTTATCACCTGCCACCCTAGGCACCTGAAACTGTCATTCCACTCACTATTGATTTGAAAACTTTAGCTTCTAGAAGTTCAACAACTTGCCCGAGGAATTAGACTCTAGGTTGATCTGAATCTGAAGTCTATGATCTTATCTAATATGAAATACTCTTCTTGGGATCATAGGAAGTCCAACTTCCTTAGCATAATATATATCACTCCCTTTCTGatatggtattttttaaaatctttcaagtGCATTTCTTGTGACTTTCTATTGCATTCTTGCTCCCCTAGATAGAATAGTTTAATTCCCTAAAAGATCTGTTTCTCATACTTTCATTAATTAGAACATGAAAGACACATTTGTGAAAGATGAGATTTAAGTTGGACTTTGAGAAGTATACGGTGTAATTTCCATAAatttaatgaaaggaaaacaaattcagAAACAGCTGGTGTCTACTGATTGAACATAAGATCAATGTCATGAAATACAGGAGTAAGAATATGGAGAATCGAATTTTCTGCTATTTAGAGTTTTACTTgatgttaaaaaagaaacaatatataaaagaaatattaataacctcggatacacagatgacacgacccttatggcagaaaacaaagaagaactaaagagcctcttggtgaaagtgaaagaggagagtgaaaaagttggctgaaaactcaacatttcagaaaactaagatcatggcacccggctcaccacttcatggcaaataggtggggaaacaatggaaacagtgatagactttattttcttgggctccaaaatcattactgACAGCGGCTGCaatcatgaaatgaaaaaatgcttgctccttggaagaaaagctatgaccaacctagaaaacatgttaaaaagcagagacattacttgctgacaaatgtctgtctagtcaagctctggattttccagtagtcatgtacggatgtgagagttggactgtaaagaaagctgagtgcagaagaattgatgcttttgaactgtggtgttgggaaaactcttgacagtcccttggactgcaaggagatctaaccagtcaatcctaaaggaaatcagtcctgaatattcgttggaatgactgatgctgacgttgaaactcccaatactttggccacctgatgtgaagaactgactcttgggagagggtgggaagatttgggagaatggcattgaaacatgtaaaatatcatgtatgaaatgagatgccagtccaggttaaatgcatgatactggatgcttggggctagtgcactgggacaacccagagggatggtatggggagggaggagggaggagggttcaggatggggagcacatgtatacatgtgatggattcatttttatattgggcaaaactaatacaattatgtaaagtttaaaaataaaataatatttaaaaaaaaaaaaaaaagaaagaccctgatgccaggaaagattgaaggcaggaggagacggggacaacaggggatgagacggttggatagccaactcgatggacatgagtttgagcagacttcaTGTGTtggagatggaagggaggcctggcgtgttacagtccacggacttgcaaagagtcagacacaactgagcgaccaaactgagctgaactgaactgaaaaaagaaacaaaaggcccCAAGTGGAGTCAGCTGTTCTCAGACCACTTCAGCAAACCAAGACCAAGTACCTAAGTTAAATACAACCTCTCCAAGCAATGTAGTCTTAATCAGTCTGCAATTTTCTAGTCAGCACCAGTAAGGTAACCTGACACAGAGACCCAGACCGTTCCTCACACAGGTGACCTAAGCCTGAAAGAAtccactctttcccctttggcaTATAAATTCCTCCtgttttgtacagctcttctctTCTTGATAAATGGGATGCTGCCCAATTCATGAGTCATTCAATAAAACCAATTAGATCTTCAGATTTACTAGGTTGAATTTTTGCATAGACAACTTCAGTAtctgaactttattttcaaattatatgcatatattattctacacatatatccactgtAAAAATAAACTGCACCCAGTGAATCATTTCACACAAAGCAGGATGTACACCATGTGTTTTAAAAGCAACTATAAAAAAATGCCAATTCTTCAAGAAGTAATAACAATGCTATGTGTGTAGCATAAATCTTTTCTgatataaaaactttatttttagccaCTTCTAAGAAGAGGTCATGCATGTGCAATAGTCTCTCCCCTTTTATACTAGATACTAGACTCTACTTCTTCCCCAACATTTCCTATTACCCAGAAGTCTGTAGATCTATTCTTGGATCTTCATTAATTGTGTGGTAACTTCAAGAGCGTGTTTCCAAATATATGCATGTCTCCATACTATGTTCAAAACTGAGTTTAACCAATAAAAATTGTAATGAATTTcaacaaataaatcttttaagATACTATCTATATAACATTGACAATTTTGCACATGTGTGTTTAGAAGGTGGTGTGCAATTGATTGTCTttcagcagcaacagaagcacaGTCTCCATGGCTCTTCTCTCTCCAGGGAATGTCTTCCTCTCTAATATAATGGTAGGAAGTTGCCTGGGAAGAACTCCAGAGGTGTGTGCAGAGGAAGCAAGCTAAGCACCATCCATCTGAAGAGACTTGAACCCTGAGATTACAGGAAAAAGGGGGCCAACAAACTGCACACATGGGGTTCCTCCACTGCTTGTCCTAGATCTGTGATCATGAATGACCTTCTCATCAAAATCCCCAAGAATCTCCACAGCTGGGTTGTCATTCTTCCTGGAAAGTAGTACTTTGCTGTTTAggtgggggaagaaaaagaaaatccattttaaaactTGAAGAAATCCAGAGCTACTTGCCTTTAGCAGAGAACAAAAGCAGTTTTTCATGTATAAACTGACATTGACTCTTAAGTATGGAATACTTCCTAGCTTCGTCTCTTTGCAGATATAAATCCCTTTATCCTCATCTTGATTAAGAACAGAAATGTGAAAGGGAGCAAGACCAGTTTCAGTGTGGTGTCTCCACAGAAATAGTTGGTTTTTCTTGTAACATAAATACACAAGGAAATATTACATTGTAGAGTTACATCAAGCAAAGTGAGGCCATCATAACACTCAGAGTTTTAACTTTACCACCAAAATGCATAGGCAGATACAAAAATGCTAACCAATGTGACCACCAagatcagtttctttcttttgctataaTTCTGGAAATAATTATCATTCTCGATGCAAAACACATGAGAGTTTTGTCTTGgccaaaatttaaaatgcaactgATTATTACTACGGATGCCAGAGAAAATAAGCCACTTATTCTCTCTAAACTGGAGTTTGCAATAATTGCCTGAGAGGTGCTTTAAAGACGAAGGATTCTTAGAAGTAAGTTTAATTTTCTTGCTAGGATACTTAAGGGGAGATCAGTAATTGTCATTGGATGgttttgttgtttaatcatttgtttttaaGCAACTGTTTTTGATTTGATCTCCAAGATAAATGACTGTACTTCTTTTGAAGACTTCAAAATTGACCATTCAGAAGTACAAATTTTCATACCTGTGTTTCTTAATCTCTGCAAGTTAATAGTGTAAAAACACTGATAAATCAAAATAACTTACTTGATGGAAAGTCACTGGATTGCATTAGTGGCTGAATTCATGAACTCCTGTAATAAAACTACACTAAAGCATGTGAACTATTCATGTCATATAGGGTAGAGCTTGCTTATTGGGGATTGTAAATAGAATTTCCTGGAGAGCATATTCCTAAAATAGCAGACCTGTGACTCAAATGGGGAGATTTCAGAAGTTTTCCTCCACACTTATTAGAGCaataatatttgctttacagaaaaaTGATGAATATTAATGATAATTATCTCTAaccctttatttttgaaaattctaacaattcctattttgttccatgtTTTGAATTCTACATGCCTTCTTTCTCAGCCTCTTGCTCACTCAATGTAtttgtcaatatttttcttttatatctatcatctacatgtatgtgtatgtgtaacaaTCATcttactttccatttctttggttTTTCACACTATGAACGTTGACGGCCCATGTATTTTGGCTTCAGAGGATTTGGGATACTTCTCACATCTGTTCTGGGTTATTCTCTAAAGTCTAttctatgtttatatatttccttgcAATGAATTTGGTGTTTTCAGACTCTGTGTGTCTCTTCATAACAAGACAACCTATTATACTATTTATTTTGCATACTTTTACTCTGTCATTACTCCATATTAAAAAATCAGTGTCAAAGTGCTCATTTTACTTagtttgttatatatatttttgttatgaTATCTGACTTTCTTTCTCACAGGAAGAAAATAGGAATGACCAAGAATGGTGACTCACAATTAAGCAATGAAAGGAACAAATGCTAGCACTCTGGCAGGTTTCATCCTACTGGGCTTTTCTGACCAGCCCCACCTGGAGATGGTTCTCCTTCTTGTCGTCTCTATCATATACATTCTGACACTGATGGGGAACACAGCGATCATACTGGTCTCATACTTTAACCCCAAActccacacacccatgtatttcttcctctccAATCTCTCCTTCCTGGACCTCTGTTTCACCACCAGTGTTGTCCCACAAATGCTTTGGAATCTCAAGGGGCCTGACAAGACCATTAGCTACACTGGCTGTGTGATCCAGCTGTATGTTGCTTTGGGGCTGGGCTCCACAGAGTGTGTCCTGCTGACTATtatggcctatgaccgcttcaGTGCCATCTGTCGACCCCTCCACTATGGAGTGATCATGCACCCAAAGCTCCTCCAGCAGCTAGCAGCTCTGGCCTGGATCAGTGGCTTTGTGGAGTCCATGGTTCAGACCATCCTTGTTTTCCAGTTGCCTCTCTGCAGCCATCACATGGTGGATGACTTCATGTGTGAGGAGCCTGCCCTGATAAAGATTGCCTGTGTGAACACAACCTTCCTGGAAAATGAGCTCTCCATAGCTATTGTGCTGTACGTGGTGATACCTCTGGGGCTTATTCTGGTCTCCTATGGCTGCATTGTTAGGAGTGTGCTGAAGATAAAAtccactgaaggcaggaagaaagcaTTTGGGACTTGTGGGTCCCACCTAAttgttgtggttttgttttttgggacaATAATTTCTGTCTACATCCAACCCAAGAGCAAATACACACAGAATTACAGTAAATTCCTCACCCTCTTCTACACTGTAGTGACACCCTCACTGAATCCTTTGATCTACACCTTGAGAAATAAAGAAGTTAAGTGGGCGCTAAGAAGGTTAG from Bos indicus isolate NIAB-ARS_2022 breed Sahiwal x Tharparkar chromosome 23, NIAB-ARS_B.indTharparkar_mat_pri_1.0, whole genome shotgun sequence carries:
- the LOC109576701 gene encoding olfactory receptor 2G3-like; protein product: MKGTNASTLAGFILLGFSDQPHLEMVLLLVVSIIYILTLMGNTAIILVSYFNPKLHTPMYFFLSNLSFLDLCFTTSVVPQMLWNLKGPDKTISYTGCVIQLYVALGLGSTECVLLTIMAYDRFNAICRPLHYAVIMHPKLLQQLAALAWISGFVGSTAQTILVFQLPLCSHHMVDDFTCEEPALIKIACVNTTFLENELSIASVLYVVIPLGLILVSYGCIVRSVLKIKSTEGRRKAFGTCGSHLIVVVLFFGTLASIYIQPKSKYTQNYSKFLTLFYTVVTPSLNPLICTLRNKEAKWALRRLLGRDPS
- the LOC109576928 gene encoding putative olfactory receptor 2W6 gives rise to the protein MKGTNASTLAGFILLGFSDQPHLEMVLLLVVSIIYILTLMGNTAIILVSYFNPKLHTPMYFFLSNLSFLDLCFTTSVVPQMLWNLKGPDKTISYTGCVIQLYVALGLGSTECVLLTIMAYDRFSAICRPLHYGVIMHPKLLQQLAALAWISGFVESMVQTILVFQLPLCSHHMVDDFMCEEPALIKIACVNTTFLENELSIAIVLYVVIPLGLILVSYGCIVRSVLKIKSTEGRKKAFGTCGSHLIVVVLFFGTIISVYIQPKSKYTQNYSKFLTLFYTVVTPSLNPLIYTLRNKEVKWALRRLVGRDSR